The Euphorbia lathyris chromosome 3, ddEupLath1.1, whole genome shotgun sequence genome contains a region encoding:
- the LOC136223221 gene encoding 26S proteasome regulatory subunit 7A: MAPEPEDEIKDEKNPRPLDEDDIALLKTYGLGPYSTSIKKAEKEIKEMAKKVNDLCGIKESDTGLAAPSQWDLVSDKQMMQEEQPLQVARCTKIISPNTEDAKYVINVKQIAKFVVGLGDKVSPTDIEEGMRVGVDRNKYQIQIPLPPKIDPSVTMMTVEEKPDVTYNDVGGCKEQIDKMREVVELPMLHPEKFVKLGIDPPKGVLCYGPPGTGKTLLARAVANRTDACFIRVIGSELVQKYVGEGARMVRELFQMARSKKACIIFFDEVDAIGGARFDDGVGGDNEVQRTMLEIVNQLDGFDARGNIKVLMATNRPDTLDPALLRPGRLDRKVEFGLPDLESRTQIFKIHTRTMNCEREIRFELLARLCPNSTGADIRSVCTEAGMYAIRARRKTVTEKDFLDAVNKVIKGYQKFSATPKYMVYN; this comes from the exons GGTTTAGGACCATATTCCACAAGCATTAAGAAAGCTGAGAAGGAAATTAAAGAAATGGCTAAGAAAGTCAATGATTTATGTG GTATCAAGGAATCAGACACTGGTTTGGCTGCACCCAGCCAGTGGGACCTTGTTTCTGACAAACAGATGATGCAGGAGGAGCAACCTCTTCAG GTTGCAAGGTGTACGAAAATAATAAGTCCGAACACAGAAGATGCCAAATATGTAATAAATGTCAAACAAATTGCAAAG tTTGTTGTTGGGCTGGGCGACAAGGTCTCCCCAACTGATATAGAAGAAGGCATGCGTGTCGG AGTTGATCGTAATAAATATCAGATTCAGATTCCTTTGCCTCCAAAGATTGATCCTAGTGTTACCATGATGACAGTGGAGGAGAAACCAGATGTCACATATAATGATGTTGGTGGATGTAAGGAGCAGATTGACAAGATGCGAGAA GTTGTTGAACTGCCCATGCTTCACCCTGAGAAATTTGTGAAGCTTGGTATTGATCCTCCTAAAGGTGTTCTCTGCTATGGCCCTCCTGGAACTGGTAAAACACTTTTAGCCAGAGCTGTGGCTAATAGAACTGATGCTTGCTTCATTCGGGTAATTGGAAGTGAGCTTGTTCAGAAATATGTCGGCGAGGGAGCTAGGATGGTTCGCGAGTTATTTCAG ATGGCGCGTTCAAAAAAGGCATGCATTATATTTTTTGATGAAGTTGATGCCATAGGTGGTGCACGTTTTGATGATGGTGTTGGTGGAGATAATGAGGTTCAGAGAACAATGCTTGAAATTGTGAATCAGCTTGATGGTTTTGATGCCCGTGGAAACATTAAAGTTCTTATGGCAACAAACAG GCCCGACACTTTAGACCCAGCACTACTGCGTCCAGGACGGCTAGATAGGAAGGTCGAGTTTGGGCTTCCAGATTTGGAAAGTAGAACTCAAATATTTAAGATTCATACTCGAACAATGAACTGTGAAAGGGAAATCAGATTTGAGCTTTTGGCTCGACTTTGTCCTAATTCAACTG GAGCTGATATTAGGAGTGTCTGCACAGAAGCTGGAATGTATGCAATTCGGGCACGGAGGAAGACGGTAACAGAGAAAGACTTTCTTGATGCTGTTAATAAAGTTATTAAAGGATATCAAAAGTTCAGCGCGACTCCAAAATACATGGTGTACAATTGA